The Paenibacillus sp. RC334 nucleotide sequence ATCAATGCTATGCCAACAGCTAACGGTCTATAAAGCGAGCGCAATCTGCACACTCCATTACAGAGCGAAAGGAAGATTCCATGACTCATCCATCTGACTTCATTCCGGAGCAAGAACCCCTTAGCTTAAAAATATCACACACCGACCCCGGGATCCAATCAGCCATCAGCCATCGTTTGCTGTTCCATTTGCACCAGGCGCCCAGTCTGCAAAATATCGTTATTATTTGCATCGGCACCGACCGTTCTACTGGAGATTGTCTCGGCCCGCTCGTAGGTACCCAGTTGTCACGTTATAAAAGCCCGCTCTTTCACCTTTACGGAACATTGGAGGAGCCTGTACATGCTATGAATCTGCAAACAACATTGGACGGCATACACACCCGGTACGACCAGCCCTATATCATCGGCATAGACGCATGTCTTGGACAAACCTCCAGCGTCGGATGCATTCAGGTTGCGGACGGGCCTTTGAAGCCTGGAGCGGGGGTAAATAAAGAATTACCGCCGGTCGGCGATATCCATTTGACAGGAATCGTTAACGTCGGCGGCTTTATGGAATACTTTGTGTTGCAAAATACAAGACTAAATCTGGTAATGAAATTATCAGATATCATTGCTGGCAGCTTATACTCCGCGATTAAGGAGTGGCATTACCGTTCCGTCCTGCTTGCTGCGCAAGAGTAACGGCTTCTTTCTCTTCAGGAGATAAGGAATAGGATGACTGCCCCGCTTCCAGGGGCTTGGCATACACATAAGAGCCATCCCGGTTATAAATACCGGTTAATACGATACCATCCTGATTATCATCTACAATGGCCATGGAGAAGCTTAAATCGCTCCCTCGCTCGCCAAAGGCATTATAGCGTTTGATACCTATATGTCCCTTCAGGCCAGTCAGTTTACTGCGTAGAGATTCCATACTTGCACGATGGGCTTCCTGCTCATCCTCAATCGTATCCATTTGCACCTTCAAATCAATCAGCAGCGTTTCCAAATTTTCGACACCGCTGCCTGCCATCATGGTTTCATACTTTCGTCGCATCTTCTTCAACTTTGCACCCTGCACAATGATAACAATCATCAGGATGAGCAAAATAAGCACAATCCCTGCAACGATTCCGGCAAGCTGTTCCATGATTAGTCCGTTCAATTCAGCCATATGCTTGCTTCTACTCCTCCACCTCAAAAATCATGTCACTGCATACCTCTTATTTTATACGTTTGAGGACAGCGAAACAAATAACAAAAGGCTATTAGTTTATCCATCCAGACCATTCTGATTCCTTCACTTCCAGACAAAGCAAAGACATATCTCACTTCCCATTTCGATCAAGGAGACATGTCCTATTTCGTACAGACTACTGCAATAGTTCCAGTAATCTTTCCAAATCCTGCTGGCTGTAATAATTCAATTCGATTTTACCTTTATCCTTGTTATGCTTGATTTTCACAGTTGTTTTAAAACGTTCACGCAAGGACTCTTCCATATGATCAATAAAAGGGTCCTTTTTTCTCACCTTGGACTTGGCCTTCGCTTCACCAGGCTTATGATCCAACTGCTGTACAGCTTCTTCCAGCTCCCGAACACTCCATTGTTGCTCAATACATTGTGTCGCCAATTGCTTCACCATATCGGGATTTTTAAGCCCAACAATCGCTCTGGCATGTCCCATAGATAATGTTCCACGTGAAACATGATCCTTAACTTCCTCCGGCAATGCAAGCAAACGAAGAAAATTCGCAATATGAGAGCGCGACTTACCCACTTTCAAGGACAATTCCTCTTGAGTTAACGAGAACTGATCCATTAATCCCTGATAAGCTACTGCTATTTCCATAGCGTTCAGATTTTCACGCTGCAAATTCTCAATCAGGGCAATCTCCATTACCTGCTGATCGGTAAAATTGCGAACAACCACAGGTATCGTCGAATTCCCACAATATTGAGAAGCCCGAAATCTTCTTTCACCTGCAATAATTTCATAGCCTCTTAATACACTACGCGCAATAATAGGTTGGATAACACCGTGCTGACGAATGGATTCTGCCAGTTCTTTAATCGATTCCTCATCAAACGTTTTTCGAGGCTGGTACGGATTTGCACGCAACTGGCTAAGTGGAATGTCAACAACCTTGTCCTCATCATTGACTGTAAGGGAGGGAATGAGTGCATCCAGCCCTTTTCCCAACCGTTTACTCATAAGATGCCACTTCCTTTGCCAACTCAATATATACCTCTGCCCCACGGGAGCGGGGATCATACGTAATAATGGACTGGCCATGTGATGGTGCTTCACTGAGTCTCACATTGCGTGGAATAATCGTCTGATAAACCTTGCTTTGAAAATACTTTTTCACTTCTTCAATCACCTGAATACCCAAATTAGTGCGGGCGTCAAACATCGTCAACAATACGCCTTCAATTTGCAGCGAGGTATTCAAGTGCTTTTGTACCAATCGCACCGTATTCAGTAGCTGACTTAATCCTTCCAATGCGTAATATTCACATTGAATAGGGATAATGACCGAATCAGAGGCTGTTAAAGAATTAAGTGTCAAAATCCCCAACGACGGAGGGCA carries:
- the yyaC gene encoding spore protease YyaC, with product MTHPSDFIPEQEPLSLKISHTDPGIQSAISHRLLFHLHQAPSLQNIVIICIGTDRSTGDCLGPLVGTQLSRYKSPLFHLYGTLEEPVHAMNLQTTLDGIHTRYDQPYIIGIDACLGQTSSVGCIQVADGPLKPGAGVNKELPPVGDIHLTGIVNVGGFMEYFVLQNTRLNLVMKLSDIIAGSLYSAIKEWHYRSVLLAAQE
- a CDS encoding AAA family ATPase: MSKIIAVANQKGGVGKTTTSVNLGAGLASLGKRVLLVDIDPQGNTTSGVGINKADVANCIYDVLINEVDPSEAIVSTQIEGLDIIPATIQLAGAEIELVPTISRELRLKRSLQLVKHKYDYILIDCPPSLGILTLNSLTASDSVIIPIQCEYYALEGLSQLLNTVRLVQKHLNTSLQIEGVLLTMFDARTNLGIQVIEEVKKYFQSKVYQTIIPRNVRLSEAPSHGQSIITYDPRSRGAEVYIELAKEVASYE
- a CDS encoding ParB/RepB/Spo0J family partition protein codes for the protein MSKRLGKGLDALIPSLTVNDEDKVVDIPLSQLRANPYQPRKTFDEESIKELAESIRQHGVIQPIIARSVLRGYEIIAGERRFRASQYCGNSTIPVVVRNFTDQQVMEIALIENLQRENLNAMEIAVAYQGLMDQFSLTQEELSLKVGKSRSHIANFLRLLALPEEVKDHVSRGTLSMGHARAIVGLKNPDMVKQLATQCIEQQWSVRELEEAVQQLDHKPGEAKAKSKVRKKDPFIDHMEESLRERFKTTVKIKHNKDKGKIELNYYSQQDLERLLELLQ
- a CDS encoding DUF4446 family protein → MAELNGLIMEQLAGIVAGIVLILLILMIVIIVQGAKLKKMRRKYETMMAGSGVENLETLLIDLKVQMDTIEDEQEAHRASMESLRSKLTGLKGHIGIKRYNAFGERGSDLSFSMAIVDDNQDGIVLTGIYNRDGSYVYAKPLEAGQSSYSLSPEEKEAVTLAQQAGRNGNATP